A single window of Gambusia affinis linkage group LG18, SWU_Gaff_1.0, whole genome shotgun sequence DNA harbors:
- the LOC122820052 gene encoding uncharacterized protein LOC122820052 isoform X2 has protein sequence MNNVLAICGCAPSLTSNTHIPALGLPTKPPSPTAVAINLLNLLKIANTMSHQMYNPFARGKQMPSQGPYGLSGGQMEMDPRRPPPHFGSGSNFSSSGSSDLTRGLSGGPIPSIMSLPGNYRPERNNITVDEDIDRCLDLNISRAREEVTQTSSSQNTQFTNIQRDIFPSSNKGIPSYLTSPATLVNRSFTVDSSNNSLDWLPICQRGSEEESSKKYSSASSSFLSSGASLFSTSSEGKHMSSTPGLGDYDINIPAKSVPPPEPIRPKYTSESASNILLHFGLEKEDLEHLISYPEDQITPENLPFILRQIKHDKEKKAATAAQSKPYSATQPIRSMGEKDKYLPSIRTGFNSDQISSTVLKPSKVIDYGHTGKYTTGVGNEGGRTIGSSAVAGAGGSLLCTDTFKPSSHVRDPLQRGQGELKTGPVVSSHSQMSSVSTVDSLKSPVAPSSSDLSKKLGVQTSQNSTSLFPSFGLLNKDTELRVLKSEDPKIPPPKQPEPARQASTQPQPFNPPCNLSRGVHPGRPGLVLIHSNDSHNNNKRKTQGQGLKAPEQMNKIQAQQQPIQQTLQHQGPPPQKPQFQRHLQPIPSVQQGLPASMQPRLSLFPVGPALPTPAQVPIRPPLPMPAPMLLRPSIPTPAQGRMDAMPRMPPPVFKDQTSVPKMGPSKLPTPAMMQDYAAATPRIFPHTCCLCMKECTNMKDWLSHQNTSLHLDSCRLLRLRYPDWDGTTLELLSGPGKGTQASPTVLGQSFHETRSHSLSPHRQRGSEDGKESPHHHYGSESRRQKRSSRSRSRSPQRHHSSDGQRERRSSRSPHTSRHSRRSRSRSYDRPTSSHHRSRSRSYERRSPPRKREAKRLSPRRSYERRSSPRRSDERHLSPRRSRELRSPVERSAPQHKRSRSADRLAKRLLETTAVQSLSKQSNLEAMVKTLAPALLAELAKMKSSSNTEKKTSSAKSSKATSSCPKSGKSSSAKPMSAESLSAGKVRLSSVSASLSHDDIFDALEKFGKVKEVIIARASLQAVIHFEKEADAEKLKKLQCLQVKGLTVYVDKKMNVVSKKPQSVQKLASQKKFAESSTTFTGKDKTPALPGAKTITTGKVATKAKGVPTKQVAVKKPNTAGKRSVIQVGVKTTEGSGVQKNKSPVKTSDTDEATNTKPESEIKSADTPSETPEVLKTSDTTVGDEDKEEKMASQVKEVTPEAETSSNPVKAETQPDTLGEKDLESKSAPSENQPAAPKAESKELPLVTKTVDTVETSEENQVEECLKVDSVRIKVEDVEPGKTEPEEPMEIFSSAETKDQVSETVKPAARVKTPPCKTSADPPQTQQTTVKTEEMLVTDSSQVQPCPMEESEPPARKLKTETEQLQSPKKTETKQKDVSSHLTPEPVSDVVAVKLEEPTSAGKKTADGAAAPADGFSLTATAKTEKQEQQKETKRTPEKTVKSSMPLSKDSHNEKQPPPQTCASVSPTPAEPIQSGSVRADMKAGKNETEVGVIPTVSRKSSENTERKRSVVPAEKQTTPVPHTSTMSVTDLGKPEDNDAELPQINEDFFRALTTALREHRLRQGEKKTSEESFTISKTTSEGMKEEYMPFTKDESKEEDNYSDPFDDFNFGDFVTVDEISEEMDDTLVEDTSVSLELISRDATERLSPDVSSAASKTSTRSSKTCKSSTSSSTKSEKGSDSLSSTFEPKNKQKILSEPPKFETKISSVGGVKTKSSSTPSNSLKTSLSSAHKSQSNKSTPPVRSSETSSSGRSTRSSTAAVKSSVGTQQVGKKDVKHKESAVAKSDHHVSAESCSANTVESELRIKTSKIQPTERQSSQIQNLKTDLKSVKEMKKSEMQDKKKDMDGKNAEEKRGNNEDKQILDSFNEKSDEQKNKDDNQDRRTEIQISGPEQDQLIHQGADNDNSPSDGCQEMEVDESTNLQDCALKNQAGTAHDEETNQTPNSSSVKQNNGILSSEKVCKTSREVGQTSNEEDLNDSRHFDTLKDQKLVFPTDFLSKADDEPTNEEAYEVIDSMDDQPATTEAESEMEKKEQRKKESTNTSGDDKPTRKGRSRSQIFKSEEKENSLKQQDKTRTYVTRTKDSKIEKEEESLEDFEEMVYKVVDSIEDDSFQKPSTTGSCSSRRTPRGNKKVEKTSPPVEEPKKSDDEEEDVFTVLDSVEEESPSDKPVVTRSTRGRRQNIAKKVEENTKTKEDKTPTRRRSTPVKDSKEKEKTPKIDVPLKESTLMKSDSGVPRTGDEDTICMELDAVEYDQPTTQKPRRGRPKDNITSQKQSEEEEPVYQIVDSLEEDQENTMTVTSSLQKKSETKVEMTADVNIVSLTKVKEDKSPTRRHTPARDAQEKDRVHLKECAQTKKSDTAVTASGEVDDTCKQLNVVKEGQQTTQKSRRGRPKKDNKTSKKQTEEEEPVYQIVDSLEEDQENTMTLESSLHEHSEANIEKTADFNTVLFTKLGEDKTLTRRQCTPTRDSHEKDIVPLKESTPTQTSSAPVVNTGQEDTIIEELDAVEDGQPATQKPGRGRQKKKNKTSKKLTEEEETIYQIVDTLEGDQSKTMMVASVHMEETEAKVEVTEDVNTVLFSKMKEDNILTRGQCTPARNSLEKYIVPLKESTPTNTNDAAVTSTGNEDSTCEELDSTEDSQPTTQKPRRGRPKKDYKTSKKQTEEDEEPVYQIVDSLEEDQEKNVMEEASLQTESETNVEMTANANTNLFTKTKEDKSLTKRRHTPARDSQENDREKTPKPDVCVPLVESTPTKKNDTTDFGGKETTYEVLDAVEDVVEPTTQASRRGRPKKDNKTSEQQTEYLKVDSSRKDDDEEEATYQILDSVEDEGVGDLAPVDHSECEKTSSAFADDDITKEIIRSLLNEEEGGTIYQIVDSLEEDQVQEATMTETAMQEGSETTGDMVARTDHVLSSPSTVELSEQTGGEETQLAGKTLEDKEDPSAKGSDTEGKESTLKGDVVGEDKSLNQTNNQLGASEKNILTSPKSKDTEATENILVNLDQVSEDEEDYPDDAAEEEELKKRQAAAKKRENDREDKMSREREAMERRSRSSSRGGSRKSTWKPEKTSHEDFEKVEVDAQDLVTLDEVGEDEVGEEAVTEAPTWKVELTEGELQDLVTLDEIVEEEEGQLEAPPQNLESQFKDSLKSETLPTLTETTQIEDNKDDDNHPKEPSSSSKRKLDDITEERGNFVTVDEVGEIEEEEEKEAVTRRGRPRKSSRLTPVRKSTRGKTAKEEKHRQEEEENKSLLSASLDSSWTLETFGPSGDFQSETQRIEEGKNTEAASIEHQPLPNDGLKLGFEEAERQEHRRACVKVVDKRQQEPTGPEAKRPRSQPPSVSVNLQLPPFTPKNPLGKEFVNPTSGFFCSLCSVFYLNEDTAKEIHCSSQEHYDNLKNYYQKLQQNVQGSLSD, from the exons ATGAACAATGTTCTCGCTATTTGTGGCTGTGCTCCAAGCTTGACATCAAACACCCATATACCTGCTCTGGGATTGCCCACAAAACCACCTTCGCCAACTGCTGTGGCCATCAATCTCCTGAACCTTCTGAAGATTGCCAACACTATGTCTCATCAGATGTATAATCCCTTTGCCCGTGGCAAACAGATGCCATCCCAGGGACCTTATGGACTCTCTGGTGGGCAAATGGAGATGGATCCTCGGAGGCCACCGCCTCACTTTGGCTCTGGCTCCAACTTCAGCTCTTCTGGATCTTCTGATCTAACCCGTGGACTCTCTGGAGGACCTATACCGTCCATTATGTCTTTACCAGGAAACTACAGACCCGAGAGGAATAACATTACAGTAGATGAAGACATAGACAGATGTTTGGACTTGAATATCAGTAGAGCCAGGGAGGAGGTGACACAAACTTCCTCAAGTCAAAATACCCAATTTACTAACATTCAAAGAGACATATTTCCTTCTTCAAACAAAGGAATACCTTCATATTTGACATCTCCTGCTACTCTAGTAAACAGATCCTTTACTGTGGACAGTAGTAACAACAGTTTGGACTGGTTGCCTATATGCCAGAGGGGTTCGGAGGAAGAGtcatcaaaaaaatattcatcagcGTCCTCCAGCTTCCTAAGCAGTGGTGCAAGTCTTTTCAGTACCTCCAGTGAAGGAAAACATATGTCATCCACTCCAGGTTTGGGTGACTATGACATAAATATACCAGCCAAGTCTGTGCCTCCTCCGGAGCCCATTCGCCCCAAGTATACTTCAGAATCAGCCTCTAACATCCTCCTGCACTTTGGTCTTGAAAAAGAAGATTTGGAACACCTGATCTCTTACCCTGAAGACCAGATAACACCTGAGAACCTGCCTTTCATTCTAAGGCAAATCAAGCatgataaagaaaagaaagctgcAACTGCTGCTCAATCCAAACCCTACAGTGCAACTCAACCCATCAGAAGTATGGGTGAAAAGGACAAGTATCTACCTTCCATAAGAACAGGGTTCAATTCAGATCAAATATCATCCACTGTTCTTAAACCAAGTAAAGTGATTGATTATGGACACACTGGTAAATATACCACAGGGGTTGGGAATGAAGGTGGAAGAACTATTGGCAGTTCAGCTGTGGCCGGTGCGGGTGGAAGTTTGTTGTGTACTGACACTTTCAAACCTAGCAGCCATGTCAGAGATCCACTTCAAAGAGGCCAGGGAGAGCTGAAAACTGGACCAGTTGTCTCTTCACATAGCCAGATGAGTTCTGTCTCCACTGTTGACTCACTGAAGAGCCCTGTGGCACCATCAAGCAGTGATCTATCTAAAAAATTGGGAGTCCAAACAAGTCAAAACTCAACATCGCTCTTCCCATCTTTCGGATTGCTGAACAAAGACACAGAATTAAGAGTACTCAAGTCAGAAGACCCCAAAATTCCTCCCCCAAAGCAGCCAGAGCCAGCTCGCCAGGCATCCACTCAACCCCAGCCATTCAATCCACCCTGTAATTTAAGTCGTGGAGTTCATCCTGGGCGTCCTGGCCTTGTGCTTATTCACAGTAACGACTCTCACAACAATAATAAGCGCAAAACTCAAGGTCAAGGATTAAAAGCTCCTGAACAGATGAATAAGATACAAGCACAACAGCAGCCAATTCAGCAGACTCTACAGCATCAAGGACCACCACCACAGAAGCCACAATTTCAAAGGCATCTGCAGCCGATTCCGTCGGTACAACAAGGTCTTCCTGCTTCCATGCAACCCCGGTTGTCTCTCTTTCCAGTTGGACCTGCTCTACCTACACCAGCCCAAGTTCCAATCCGTCCTCCTCTTCCTATGCCAGCCCCAATGCTACTTCGTCCCTCTATACCTACACCAGCCCAAGGCCGGATGGATGCTATGCCTCGCATGCCACCTCCAGTTTTCAAAGATCAGACATCAGTACCAAAGATGGGTCCGTCTAAACTACCAACACCGGCCATGATGCAGGACTACGCCGCAGCAACACCAAGAATATTTCCTCATACCTGTTGTCTTTGTATGAAAGAATGTACCAATATGAAG GACTGGCTCTCCCACCAGAACACCAGCCTTCATCTTGACAGCTGCAGACTGCTGAGGTTACG aTACCCTGATTGGGATGGGACTACACTGGAGTTATTGAG TGGTCCGGGTAAAGGTACCCAAGCCTCCCCCACAGTTCTTGGCCAGAGTTTCCATGAGACTCGTTCCCATTCCCTCAGCCCTCATCGCCAACGTGGATCAGAGGATGGCAAGGAAAGTCCACACCACCATTATGGGTCAGAGAGTAGAAGACAAAAACGTAGCAGCCGCTCTCGATCACGTAGTCCACAACGCCATCATTCCTCTGATGGTCAAAGAGAGAGACGAAGTAGCAGATCGCCACATACTTCCAGACACTCTCGcag GTCCCGCTCTCGTTCCTATGATCGCCCAACCTCGTCTCACCACCGCTCACGGTCAAGAAGTTACGAGAGGCGATCGCCTCCCAGGAAGAGGGAAGCCAAGCGGTTGTCACCAAGGAGAAGCTATGAGCGTCGATCATCTCCAAGAAGAAGCGATGAGAGACACTTGTCACCAAGGAGAAGCCGTGAGTTGCGGTCACCAGTGGAGAGATCTGCACCTCAGCATAAGAGGTCCAGAAGTGCCGACAGACTGGCTAAGAGACTCCTGGAAACAACAG CTGTCCAATCTCTGTCCAAACAATCTAACCTGGAGGCCATGGTTAAAACTCTGGCTCCTGCGTTACTGGCTGAACTGGCTAAGATGAAGTCCTCTTCCAACACAGAGAAGAAGACATCTTCTGCTAAATCATCTAAAGCCACTTCCAGCTGTCCAAAGAGTGGGAAAAGCTCTTCAGCAAAGCCCATG TCTGCTGAGTCCTTATCTGCTGGCAAAGTGAGGCTCTCCAGCGTTTCCGCTTCCCTTTCCCATGATGACATTTTTGATGCCTTGGAGAAATTTGGAAAAGTCAAAGAAGTGATTATAGCCAGAGCATCACTACAG GCAGTCATCCATTTTGAGAAAGAGGCAGatgcagaaaaactgaagaaattacaATGCTTGCAAGTGAAAGGATTGACTGTCtatgttgacaaaaaaatg aatgttGTTTCCAAGAAGCCTCAGTCGGTGCAGAAGTTGGCTTCACAGAA AAAGTTTGCAGAGTCCAGTACAACATTCACTGGAAAAGATAAGACACCTGCATTACCTGGGGCTAAAACCATCACAACAGGCAAAGTCGCTACAAAAGCAAAGGGTGTCCCCACCAAACAGGTAGCTGTAAAGAAACCCAATACAGCTGGAAAAAGGTCAGTAATACAGGTCGGAGTTAAAACTACAGAGGGTTCAGGggtccaaaaaaacaaaagtccagTAAAGACGTCTGACACCGATgaagcaacaaacacaaaacctgaaagtgaaataaaatctgctgaCACTCCCAGTGAGACTCCTGAGGTGTTGAAGACGTCGGATACAACTGTCGGCGATGAAGataaagaggagaaaatggCGTCTCAAGTGAAGGAAGTGACTCCTGAAGCAGAAACATCGTCAAACCCGGTGAAGGCTGAAACCCAACCAGACACTTTGGGTGAGAAGGACTTGGAGTCGAAATCAGCACCATCAGAAAACCAGCCGGCTGCTCCCAAAGCAGAAAGCAAAGAGCTCCCCCTGGTGACCAAAACTGTGGACACAGTGGAAACCTCTGAAGAGAATCAAGTAGAAGAATGTCTCAAAGTGGATTCTGTAAGAATCAAAGTTGAAGATGTTGAACCTGGAAAGACTGAACCAGAAGAACCCATGGAAATTTTTAGTTCTGCTGAGACCAAAGACCAAGTTTCAGAAACTGTAAAACCAGCAGCTAGAGTTAAAACTCCACCATGTAAAACGTCTGCTGATCCACCTCAAACACAGCAAACCACtgtgaaaactgaagaaatgttaGTGACAGACTCATCGCAGGTCCAGCCGTGTCCGATGGAGGAATCAGAACCCCCAGCAAGAAAGTTAAAGACAGAAACTGAGCAACTGCAGTCTCCaaagaagacagaaacaaagcaaaaag atgtaAGCAGTCATCTGACACCAGAACCTGTGAGCGACGTTGTAGCCGTGAAGCTTGAGGAACCAACATCTGCTGGAAAGAAGACTGCTGATGGCGCAGCGGCACCAGCTGACGGTTTCTCCCTCACAGCCACggcaaagacagaaaagcaggagcaacaaaaagaaacaa AACGCACACCAGAGAAAACTGTCAAGTCCTCAATG CCTCTTTCAAAAGATTCACATAATGAGAAACAACCTCCACCTCAAACCTGTGCCTCAGTTTCTCCAACTCCAGCAGAACCCATCCAGTCAGGTTCTGTCAGAGCAGATATGAAGGCTGGAAAAAATGAGACGGAGGTTGGTGTAATCCCGACTGTGTCTCGTAAATCCAGTGAAAATACAGAGAGAAAGCGGTCAGTCGtccctgcagaaaaacaaaccacgCCTGTTCCGCACACCTCCACCATGTCAGTCACAGATTTGGGCAAACCGGAGGACAATGATGCTGAACTTCCTCAGATCAATGAAGATTTTTTCAGGGCGCTCACAACAGCTCTTCGTGAACACAGACTAAGacagggagaaaagaaaacgaGTGAAGAG AGTTTCACCATAAGCAAAACAACCTCTGAAGGTATGAAGGAGGAATACATGCCATTCACAAAG GATGAAAGCAAAGAGGAGGATAATTACTCGGATCCTTTTGATGACTTTAACTTTGGAGACTTTGTGACTGTTGATGAGATTAGTGAAGAAATGGATGACACGCTGGTTGAAGACACCTCTGTTTCATTAGAGTTGATATCCAGAGATGCAACAGAAAGGCTGAGCCCAGATGTGTCCTCTGCTGCCAGTAAGACCTCAACAAGGTCTTCAAAAACTTGCAAGAGCTCAACTTCTTCCTCAACCAAGTCTGAAAAAGGCAGTGACTCTTTAAGTTCCACGTTCGAGcccaaaaacaagcagaaaattTTATCTGAACCTCCCAAATTTGAAACCAAAATTTCATCTGTTGGTGGCGTTAAAACTAAAAGTTCCTCCACCCCTTCtaattctttaaaaacttcaCTTTCCTCTGCTCATAAATCTCAGTCAAACAAGAGTACGCCTCCCGTTAGGTCATCAGAAACATCATCCTCTGGTCGAAGTACTCGCTCATCAACAGCAGCCGTCAAATCATCTGTAGGGACACAGCAGGTGGGTAAGAAGgatgtaaaacataaagagagTGCAGTGGCCAAGTCTGACCACCATGTGTCAGCAGAGAGCTGTTCTGCAAATACTGTTGAGTCAGAGCTGAGGATAAAAACATCGAAGATTCAACCCACAGAGCGACAGAGCTCACAGATCCAGAATCTGaagacagatttaaaaagtgtcaaagagatgaagaaaagcGAAATGCAGGATAAGAAAAAAGACATGGATGGCAAAAACGCTGAGGAAAAGAGGGGCAATAATGAGGATAAACAAATTCTTGATTCCTTCAATGAAAAATctgatgaacagaaaaacaaggatGATAACCAAGACAGAAGAACTGAAATTCAAATATCTGGACCTGAGCAAGACCAGCTGATTCATCAAGGAGCTGATAATGACAACAGTCCCTCAGATGGATGCCAGGAAATGGAAGTAGATGAGTCTACAAACCTGCAGGACTGCGCACTTAAAAATCAGGCTGGCACAGCCCATGATGAAGAAACGAACCAGACTCCAAATAGCAGTAgcgtaaaacaaaataatggcATTCTTTCATCCGAGAAAGTCTGTAAAACCTCCAGAGAGGTTGGTCAGACCTCTAATGAAGAAGACCTAAATGACAGCAGACACTTTGACACTTTGAAAGACCAAAAACTTGTATTTCCCACTGACTTTCTGTCTAAAGCTGATGATGAACCCACAAATGAAGAGGCTTATGAGGTCATAGATTCAATGGATGATCAACCAGCAACAACTGAGGCGGAATCAGAAATGGAGAAGaaggaacaaagaaagaaagaaagcacaaacaCCTCTGGAGATGATAAACCGACCAGAAAAGGACGTTCAAGGagccaaatatttaaaagtgaagagaaagaaaattcaCTAAAGCAACaggacaaaacaagaacatatgTGACACGAACAAAGGACAGCAagatagaaaaagaagaagagagtcTTGAGGATTTCGAGGAAATGGTCTATAAAGTTGTGGACTCCATTGAAGATGATTCTTTTCAGAAGCCCTCAACCACAGGGAGTTGTAGTAGCAGACGAACAccaagaggaaacaaaaaagttgAGAAGACATCACCTCCTGTAGAAGAACCTAAAAAATCTGACGACGAAGAAGAGGACGTGTTCACTGTTTTAGACTCTGTGGAAGAGGAAAGTCCCAGTGACAAACCAGTGGTGACGAGATCAACTAGAGGAAGAAGACAAAACATAGCAAAGAAAGTTGAAGAAAATACTAAAACGAAGGAAGACAAGACCcccacaagaagaagaagcacaCCAGTCAAAGATTctaaggaaaaagagaaaactccAAAAATAGATGTTCCTCTAAAGGAAAGTACACTAATGAAGAGTGACTCTGGTGTACCACGTACTGGTGATGAGGACACCATCTGTATGGAATTGGATGCTGTTGAGTATGACCAACCAACTACACAAAAACCAAGAAGAGGAAGACCAAAGGACAATATAACAAGTCAGAAACAAAGTGAGGAAGAAGAGCCGGTTTACCAGATTGTAGATTCTCTAGAGGAAGATCAAGAAAATACCATGACGGTGACATCCAgtcttcagaaaaaaagtgaGACAAAAGTTGAAATGACTGCAGATGTCAACATTGTTTCGCTTACCAAAGTGAAAGAAGACAAGTCCCCGACAAGGAGACACACACCAGCCAGAGATGCACAGGAAAAAGACAGAGTTCATCTAAAGGAATGTGCACAAACAAAGAAGAGTGACACTGCTGTAACAGCCTCTGGTGAAGTGGACGATACTTGTAAGCAATTGAATGTTGTTAAGGAAGGCcaacaaacaacacagaaatCAAGAAGAGGAAGACCAAAGAAGgacaataaaacaagtaaaaaacaaactgaggaaGAAGAGCCTGTTTATCAGATTGTAGATTCTCTTGAAGAAGATCAAGAAAATACCATGACGTTAGAATCTAGTCTTCATGAACACAGCGAGGCAAACATTGAAAAGACTGCAGATTTCAACACAGTTTTGTTTACCAAATTGGGTGAAGACAAAACCCTCACAAGAAGACAATGCACACCAACCAGAGATTCCCATGAAAAAGACATAGTTCCTCTGAAGGAAAGTACACCAACACAGACAAGTAGTGCTCCTGTAGTAAACACCGGGCAGGAAGACACTATTATTGAAGAACTGGATGCTGTTGAGGATGGCCAACCAGCAACCCAGAaaccaggaagaggaagacaaaagaagaagaataaaaccagtaaaaaacTAACTGAGGAAGAAGAGACTATTTATCAGATTGTAGATACTCTAGAAGGTGATCAAAGCAAAACCATGATGGTAGCTTCCGTTCATATGGAGGAAACTGAGGCAAAAGTTGAAGTGACTGAAGATGTcaacacagttttgttttccaaaatgaaaGAAGACAATATCCTCACGAGAGGACAATGCACACCAGCCAGAAATTCTCTGGAAAAATACATTGTTCCTCTAAAGGAAAGTACACCAACCAATACGAATGATGCTGCTGTAACAAGTACTGGCAATGAGGACAGTACTTGTGAAGAATTGGATTCTACTGAAGATAGCCAACcaacaacacagaaaccaaGAAGAGGAAGACCAAAGAAGGActataaaacaagtaaaaagcaaactgaggaagatgaagagccTGTTTATCAGATTGTAGATTCTCTAGAAGAGGATCAAGAAAAAAACGTGATGGAAGAAGCCAGTCTGCAGACGGAAAGTGAGACAAATGTTGAAATGACTGCAAATGCCAACACCAATTTGTTTACCAAAACAAAGGAAGACAAGAGCCTCACGAAAAGACGACACACACCTGCCAGAGATTCCCAGGAAAATGACAGAGAGAAAACTCCAAAACCAGATGTTTGTGTTCCTCTAGTAGAAAGTACACCAACTAAGAAGAATGATACGACAGACTTTGGTGGGAAGGAGACTACTTATGAAGTATTGGATGCCGTTGAAGACGTTGTTGAGCCAACAACGCAAGCATCAAGAAGGGGAAGACCaaagaaagacaataaaacaagtgAACAACAAACAGAATATCTGAAGGTTGACTCGTCCAGAaaggatgatgatgaagaagaagcaACATATCAGATTCTTGACTCTGTTGAGGATGAGGGGGTTGGTGACCTAGCTCCTGTAGACCACTCTGAATGCGAAAAAACGTCAAGCGCTTTTGCAGATGATGACATAACAAAGGAAATAATTAGGTCACTATTAAatgaggaggaaggagggacAATTTATCAAATTGTAGATTCACTGGAAGAAGATCAAGTTCAAGAAGCGACGATGACAGAAACAGCCATGCAGGAGGGGAGTGAGACAACAGGAGATATGGTAGCAAGAACTGACCATGTACTGTCCAGCCCCTCAACTGTAGAACTATCTGAACAAACAGGTGGAGAGGAGACTCAGTTAGCTGGTAAAACATTGGAGGATAAAGAGGATCCTTCTGCTAAAGGCTCTGATACAGAGGGGAAGGAGAGTACATTAAAAGGAGATGTTGTGGGGGAAGACAAGTCTTTGAATCAGACAAATAATCAGCTTGGTGCATCAGAGAAGAATATACTAACATCACCGAAGAGCAAGGACACAGAAGCAACTGAAAATATTCTTGTGAACCTGGATCAGGTGAGCGAAGATGAGGAAGATTATCCTGATGACGCGGCTGAGGAAGAAGAACTGAAGAAAAGGCAAGCTGCTgctaagaaaagagaaaatgaccGTGAGGATAAAATGTCCAGGGAAAGAGAAGCTATGGAGCGAAGGAGtcgaagcagcagcagaggagggaGTAGGAAATCAACATGGAAACCGGAGAAGACGAGTCACGAAGATTTCGAAAAGGTGGAAGTAGACGCCCAGGACCTGGTGACCCTTGATGAGGTGGGAGAAGATGAAGTCGGAGAGGAAGCTGTGACAGAGGCTCCAACATGGAAAGTGGAACTCACAGAGGGAGAACTGCAGGATCTCGTTACATTGGATGAGATTgttgaggaagaggaaggacaGCTTGAGGCCCCGCCTCAGAATCTGGAGAGCCAATTCAAGGACTCTCTAAAGTCAGAG ACCTTGCCAACATTGACAGAAACCACCCAGATTGAGGACAACAAAGATGACGATAATCATCCAAAAGAACCTTCAAGCTCTTCTAAACGTAAACTCGATGACATCACAG